From the genome of Xiphophorus hellerii strain 12219 chromosome 11, Xiphophorus_hellerii-4.1, whole genome shotgun sequence, one region includes:
- the hspb1 gene encoding heat shock protein beta-1 codes for MAERRIPFTMQRTPSWDPFRDLHQTSRIFDQAFGLPPVFEDFPGFPTTHWPGYMRPSLMAPDIMMPPGPMMYHPGHMMAHQARALSRQMSSGMSEIKQTQDNWKISLDVPHFSPEELVVKTKDGVLEISAKHEERKDEHGFVSRSFTRKYTLPPTANIEKVTSSLSPEGVLTVEAPINKPALEYSETTIPVNVESSGAVAKK; via the exons ATGGCCGAGAGACGCATTCCCTTCACCATGCAGCGCACCCCGAGCTGGGACCCGTTCCGGGACCTGCACCAAACCAGCCGCATCTTCGACCAGGCGTTCGGCCTCCCGCCCGTGTTTGAGGACTTCCCTGGGTTCCCCACCACCCACTGGCCCGGTTACATGAGGCCGTCGCTCATGGCCCCGGACATCATGATGCCCCCCGGCCCCATGATGTACCACCCGGGCCACATGATGGCCCACCAAGCCAGGGCCCTGTCCCGGCAGATGAGCAGCGGGATGTCCGAGATCAAGCAGACGCAGGACAACTGGAAGATCTCCCTGGACGTCCCCCATTTCTCACCTGAGGAGCTGGTGGTGAAGACCAAGGACGGCGTTTTGGAAATTTCTG CCAAGCATGAAGAAAGGAAGGACGAACATGGTTTTGTGTCAAGAAGCTTTACCAGAAAATACAC TCTGCCCCCTACTGCCAACATCGAGAAGGTGACGTCCTCTCTGTCTCCTGAGGGCGTCCTGACTGTGGAGGCTCCAATCAACAAGCCAGCCCTGGAGTACTCTGAGACCACCATTCCTGTAAACGTGGAGAGCTCAGGAGCCGTGGCCAAGAAGTAG